In Bacillus pumilus, the sequence CAAGTTCCAGTTGGCGAACGGGAAGGCGGGCTTGTTGCAGGATTTTATCAGCAGCGTACCCATGAAATCATTGATATGGAAACATGTCTGATCCAGCAGTCAGAAAATGATGCAGTGGTACAAGCAGTAAAAGACATTTGCAATGCGTTCGGCATAAAAGCATACAATGAAGAGCGGCACAAAGGCTGGCTGCGTCATGTCATGGTTCGCTACGGCATCGCAACAGGTGAAATGATGGTTGTTTTTGTGACAAGAACGGCTGATTTTCCGCAAAAGCAACAGGTGATTGAGCAGATTATAGCACGCTTCCCACATGTTCGGTCAATTGTGCAAAACGTGAATTCAAAGAAAACAAATGTTATTTTCGGCGATGAAACGACCGTTTTGTGGGGAGAAGAATACATTTATGACACGATTGGCGACATCAAATTTGCTATTTCAGCCCGCTCGTTTTATCAAGTGAACCCAGCTCAAACAAAGGTGCTTTACGACAAAGCGCTTGAATATGCAGAGCTGCAAGGCGAAGAAACCGTCATCGATGCGTACTGCGGAATCGGTACGATATCCTTATTTCTCGCACAAAAAGCAGGCAGAGTATATGGCGTTGAAATAGTGCCAGAAGCGATTGAAGATGCAAAACGCAATGCTGCATTAAACGGGATTAACAACGTTGAATTCGCAGTCGGCGAAGCAGAAGCCGTCATCCCAAACTGGTACAAAGAAGGCATCAAAGCAGATACGCTAGTTGTCGATCCGCCAAGAAAAGGCTGTGATGAAGCACTGCTTGATACCATTTTAAAGATGAA encodes:
- the rlmD gene encoding 23S rRNA (uracil(1939)-C(5))-methyltransferase RlmD, with translation MKMKPPVQKNEYYNVTFEDLTHEGAGVAKVEGFPVFVPNALPDEQGKIKVTRVKKGFAFGRLMELTKESQHRQDAPCPIYKQCGGCQIQHMSYEGQLLFKQKQVKDVLERIGKLDMSRVKVHPVIGMEQPWNYRNKAQVPVGEREGGLVAGFYQQRTHEIIDMETCLIQQSENDAVVQAVKDICNAFGIKAYNEERHKGWLRHVMVRYGIATGEMMVVFVTRTADFPQKQQVIEQIIARFPHVRSIVQNVNSKKTNVIFGDETTVLWGEEYIYDTIGDIKFAISARSFYQVNPAQTKVLYDKALEYAELQGEETVIDAYCGIGTISLFLAQKAGRVYGVEIVPEAIEDAKRNAALNGINNVEFAVGEAEAVIPNWYKEGIKADTLVVDPPRKGCDEALLDTILKMKPNRVVYVSCNPGTLARDLRILEDGGYVTEEVQPVDMFPHTSHVEVTVKLVLR